One segment of Mycolicibacterium sp. YH-1 DNA contains the following:
- a CDS encoding ferredoxin family protein, with product MIEIVSATACIACDICVKVCPTDVFDRGEDGVPVIARQSDCQTCFMCEAYCPADALYVSPISVPVGADSPHADERAVTQTRLLGGYREMIGWGQGRTAGARLDQNPVLTAVPPLAESQLPVPAVLADRPWNHPD from the coding sequence ATGATCGAGATCGTCAGCGCAACCGCATGCATCGCGTGCGACATCTGCGTGAAGGTGTGCCCCACCGACGTGTTCGATCGGGGAGAGGACGGGGTGCCCGTCATCGCTCGCCAGTCGGACTGTCAGACGTGTTTCATGTGTGAGGCCTACTGCCCCGCCGACGCGTTGTACGTCTCCCCAATCTCTGTGCCGGTGGGAGCGGACAGCCCGCACGCCGACGAGCGGGCCGTCACGCAGACCCGACTGCTGGGGGGCTACCGCGAGATGATCGGCTGGGGCCAGGGCCGCACCGCGGGTGCCCGCCTCGACCAGAACCCGGTCCTGACCGCGGTGCCGCCGCTAGCGGAGTCGCAACTCCCGGTTCCCGCTGTGCTGGCGGATCGGCCCTGGAACCACCCGGATTAG
- a CDS encoding FAD-dependent oxidoreductase, whose product MTDLNDLDEQSTDVLVIGGGPAAAWAAISAAESGSRVTLVDKGYCGTSGATAAGGNNLWLIAPGPRREESIREREVAAGGLTDSDWMFRVLTASWDRIEQLAQWGYPFPVDANGEPMRSSLQGPEYMRRMRRKAHRSGVRILDHHPALELTTDTDGVVNGGRGIARQDGGRPWRIAAGAVVLATGGTAFLSGTFGTNVDTGDGLLMAAELGADLSGMEFSGAYALAPEWGVHTKGRMLQWGSFYDEHGQPFPTERGLGGRLDAQRALAHGERVFARLDRAPAHIRQTMRDAQPNYFLPLDKAGIDPFVTAYPIRMVHEGSVRGTGGLRLTGPDCATTVPGLFAAGDAATRELITGSLSGGGSRNGSWAIASGTFAGRGAAQFSRGRAHTTGAATTAPRLGARPGLEGAPTVEEVVSAAQAHVLPPLRSYLKSETRLVESAVALEALWRDVADGLAPVADRESYKPRQAIALVAAARWITASSLARAESRGLHRREDLPERDHRYDHRILVGGLDEVWTRPDPVAPQLISSESAA is encoded by the coding sequence ATGACCGATCTCAATGACCTCGATGAGCAGTCGACCGATGTGCTGGTCATCGGGGGCGGCCCGGCCGCGGCGTGGGCGGCCATTTCCGCGGCGGAGAGCGGGAGCCGGGTCACCCTGGTGGACAAGGGCTATTGCGGTACCAGCGGAGCGACCGCAGCTGGCGGCAACAACCTGTGGTTGATCGCTCCGGGGCCGCGCCGCGAGGAGTCGATACGCGAGCGCGAGGTGGCCGCGGGTGGACTCACCGACTCCGACTGGATGTTTCGGGTGCTGACCGCCTCCTGGGACCGGATCGAGCAGCTGGCACAGTGGGGTTATCCGTTCCCCGTCGACGCCAACGGGGAACCCATGCGCAGCAGCCTGCAGGGCCCCGAGTACATGCGGCGCATGCGACGCAAGGCGCACCGCAGCGGAGTTCGCATCCTCGACCACCACCCGGCACTCGAGCTCACCACCGACACCGACGGGGTCGTCAACGGCGGCAGGGGTATTGCCCGCCAGGACGGTGGGCGGCCGTGGCGGATCGCCGCGGGGGCCGTGGTGCTGGCCACCGGCGGCACCGCCTTCCTGTCCGGCACCTTCGGCACCAACGTGGACACCGGCGACGGGCTGCTCATGGCCGCCGAGCTGGGCGCCGACCTGTCCGGCATGGAGTTCTCCGGCGCATACGCGCTGGCCCCGGAGTGGGGTGTGCACACCAAGGGGCGGATGCTGCAGTGGGGCAGCTTCTATGACGAGCACGGGCAGCCGTTCCCCACCGAGCGCGGGCTGGGCGGACGCCTCGACGCCCAGCGCGCGCTGGCCCACGGCGAGCGGGTGTTCGCCCGACTGGACCGCGCCCCCGCCCACATCCGGCAGACCATGCGTGACGCCCAGCCCAACTACTTCCTGCCGCTCGACAAGGCAGGCATCGACCCGTTCGTTACCGCCTACCCGATTCGGATGGTCCACGAGGGATCCGTTCGCGGCACCGGCGGCCTGCGCCTGACCGGACCAGACTGTGCGACAACGGTTCCCGGCCTGTTCGCTGCTGGCGATGCGGCGACCCGCGAACTGATCACCGGCTCCCTCAGCGGCGGCGGCAGCCGCAACGGCTCATGGGCCATCGCCTCCGGCACGTTCGCCGGCCGGGGGGCAGCACAGTTCAGCCGCGGCCGGGCCCACACCACCGGGGCCGCCACCACGGCGCCGCGATTGGGTGCCCGCCCCGGGCTCGAAGGCGCACCGACCGTCGAGGAGGTCGTCAGCGCGGCACAGGCGCACGTGCTGCCACCGTTGCGCAGCTATCTGAAATCGGAGACACGGCTGGTCGAGTCCGCTGTCGCACTGGAAGCGTTGTGGCGCGACGTCGCCGATGGACTTGCGCCGGTGGCGGATCGGGAATCCTACAAACCGCGCCAGGCCATCGCGTTGGTCGCCGCGGCCAGGTGGATCACGGCGTCGTCACTGGCCCGGGCCGAGAGCCGCGGCCTGCACCGCCGCGAGGACCTGCCCGAACGCGACCACCGCTACGACCACCGAATCCTGGTCGGCGGCCTGGACGAGGTCTGGACGCGGCCGGATCCCGTAGCACCACAACTCATCTCGTCGGAATCCGCGGCATGA
- a CDS encoding ABC transporter ATP-binding protein — MSSVVAVRGLRRAFGSQQVLDDLELDIADGEFVAMLGRSGSGKSTLLRALAGLDDQVSGSVVVPRSRAVVFQNPRLLPWRRALANVTFALPDAGPDAPSRAARGRAALAEVGLADKEQSWPLSLSGGEAQRVSLARALVREPDLLLLDEPFGALDALTRLKMYRLLHELWSRRHMAVLHVTHDVDEAILLADRVVVLSGGRVSLDRRVNLPFPRSRGDSGFDPLRRTLLAELGVAEEVGHDRSQ, encoded by the coding sequence ATGAGTTCTGTCGTCGCGGTCCGCGGGCTCCGGCGCGCGTTCGGGTCCCAACAGGTTCTCGACGACCTCGAACTCGACATCGCCGACGGTGAGTTCGTGGCGATGCTGGGCCGCTCGGGATCCGGCAAGAGCACGCTGCTGCGTGCGCTGGCCGGGCTCGACGATCAGGTGAGCGGATCGGTGGTGGTCCCCCGCTCGCGGGCCGTCGTCTTCCAGAACCCACGGCTGCTGCCGTGGCGTCGCGCGCTGGCCAACGTCACGTTCGCGCTGCCCGACGCCGGGCCCGATGCGCCCAGCCGCGCGGCCCGCGGGCGCGCGGCGCTGGCCGAGGTGGGCCTGGCCGACAAGGAGCAGTCCTGGCCGCTGTCCCTCTCTGGCGGTGAGGCACAACGCGTCTCCTTGGCCAGGGCCCTGGTGCGCGAGCCCGATCTGCTGTTGCTCGACGAACCGTTCGGCGCCCTTGACGCACTGACTCGGCTCAAGATGTATCGCCTACTTCACGAGCTGTGGTCGCGGCGGCACATGGCGGTCCTGCACGTCACCCACGACGTCGACGAGGCGATCCTGCTCGCGGACCGGGTGGTGGTGCTCTCCGGTGGGCGCGTGTCCCTCGATCGGCGGGTGAATCTGCCATTTCCACGCAGCCGAGGTGACAGCGGATTCGACCCGCTGCGCCGCACCCTGCTTGCCGAACTGGGGGTAGCGGAGGAGGTCGGCCATGACCGATCTCAATGA
- a CDS encoding ABC transporter permease: MTAAAIVTADAAPPGPDLIEVVAGQRAQKGVWERIPRPVRRTVGPALILTAWAVGSATDLLNPDLFPPPTQVAATAWRLLGDGQLATHVGASATRVVTGTVLGILIGVLLAVAAGLTRTGEDLLDWTMQILKAVPNFALTPLLIIWMGIGEGPKIVLITTGVAIAIYINTYSGIRGVDRQLVEMAQTLKAGHWTLITHVILPGAMPNFLVGLRLGLSSAWLSLIFAEMINTTQGIGYLMSRAQTNLQFDISLLVIVIYAVAGLLSYALVRVLERLLLSWRNGFDGVA; the protein is encoded by the coding sequence GTGACCGCTGCGGCCATCGTCACGGCGGACGCGGCACCACCCGGCCCCGACCTGATTGAGGTCGTCGCCGGGCAGCGCGCCCAGAAGGGAGTGTGGGAACGCATTCCGCGTCCGGTGCGCCGAACGGTGGGTCCGGCTCTGATCCTGACGGCGTGGGCCGTCGGCTCGGCCACCGATTTGCTCAACCCCGATCTGTTCCCGCCACCCACGCAGGTCGCCGCCACCGCGTGGCGGCTGCTCGGCGACGGCCAGCTCGCCACCCACGTCGGGGCGTCGGCCACTCGTGTGGTGACCGGTACCGTGCTGGGCATTCTGATCGGCGTACTGCTCGCGGTCGCCGCCGGGCTGACCCGCACGGGCGAGGACCTCCTCGACTGGACGATGCAAATCCTCAAGGCGGTACCGAATTTCGCGCTCACACCGCTGCTCATCATCTGGATGGGTATCGGCGAGGGGCCCAAGATCGTGCTCATCACCACCGGGGTCGCGATCGCGATCTACATCAACACCTACTCCGGGATCCGTGGCGTCGACCGCCAACTGGTCGAGATGGCGCAGACGCTGAAGGCGGGTCACTGGACCCTGATCACCCACGTGATCCTGCCCGGCGCGATGCCGAACTTCCTCGTCGGCCTGCGCCTGGGCCTGTCCAGCGCGTGGCTCAGCCTGATATTCGCGGAGATGATCAACACCACCCAGGGCATCGGCTACCTGATGTCCCGCGCACAGACCAACCTGCAGTTCGACATCTCCCTACTGGTCATCGTCATCTACGCAGTCGCGGGCCTGCTGTCCTACGCGCTGGTGCGTGTCCTTGAGCGGCTGCTTCTCTCCTGGCGCAACGGCTTCGACGGCGTGGCATGA
- a CDS encoding ABC transporter substrate-binding protein, which translates to MLSRLLRVALVSVVAASAVACSSADNSSGGYTLRVGATSVTGTPAGSLGWGDRQGILADQLKAAGVDKIEYSFFQSGGDAVSALFAGAVDVAAVGDNPALRARSRNPDVVLLALDSVNSDLQLIGARGGPTDIKELVGKSVTAPQGTIRDRTARQLIEAAGLTGQIEVRDVPTPESIAGLSSGQIDATIVSGASSVELQEKGYPVIDSLSRHGMGSTGTNITLTSFTEAHPDFRDAWQRAVTAVNRDINENFDAYLRWVAETDGTKFEYVQRSTQAAEFNTEPFPQVGVDQLQDAYDFLNADGSFDNEYSITEWIGAKP; encoded by the coding sequence ATGCTCAGCCGTCTACTTCGCGTCGCCCTGGTATCGGTAGTCGCCGCATCGGCCGTCGCCTGCAGCAGTGCCGACAACAGTTCGGGCGGCTACACCCTGCGGGTGGGTGCGACGTCGGTGACCGGCACGCCGGCCGGCTCGCTGGGCTGGGGTGACCGACAGGGCATCCTCGCCGATCAGCTGAAGGCCGCGGGTGTCGACAAGATCGAGTACTCCTTCTTCCAGTCGGGCGGCGATGCCGTCTCGGCCTTGTTCGCCGGTGCCGTCGACGTCGCCGCGGTCGGTGACAATCCCGCATTGCGGGCACGCAGCCGCAATCCCGACGTCGTTCTCCTGGCGCTTGATTCGGTGAACAGCGACCTCCAGCTGATCGGCGCGAGAGGTGGCCCCACCGATATCAAGGAACTGGTCGGCAAGAGCGTCACCGCCCCGCAGGGGACGATCCGCGATCGCACCGCGCGCCAGCTCATCGAAGCGGCGGGACTCACCGGCCAGATCGAGGTCAGGGATGTGCCGACACCGGAGTCCATAGCCGGACTGAGTTCGGGACAGATCGACGCGACGATCGTGAGCGGCGCGAGTTCGGTGGAACTGCAGGAGAAGGGCTACCCGGTCATCGACAGTCTCTCGCGGCACGGCATGGGGAGTACCGGGACCAACATCACCCTGACGTCATTCACCGAGGCGCACCCCGACTTCCGCGATGCCTGGCAGCGAGCGGTCACCGCGGTCAACCGTGATATCAACGAGAACTTCGACGCCTATCTGCGGTGGGTCGCCGAAACCGACGGCACCAAGTTCGAATACGTGCAGAGGTCAACCCAGGCAGCGGAATTCAATACCGAACCGTTCCCCCAGGTCGGCGTTGACCAGCTCCAGGACGCCTACGACTTCCTCAACGCCGATGGCTCATTCGACAACGAGTACTCGATTACCGAGTGGATCGGCGCCAAGCCGTGA
- a CDS encoding M23 family metallopeptidase: MAEHSSSRSPQGGKTSAFDAAITDIIPFNEFGDLADLGDDLTFSNSSAFDRESRVIHAPELDDMHDTDDLVPLRLVVPNEFRPAPGSERRASRAYRESNTDTSDGSAPTDIIDMSSRRGQHRKLDGGAVKGRLVAAAMAAGATAAAAYSMVNATDPDPSENMLAAGQAAFVDGGTITGSVDGMQIVTVAPAASAALHSEELANGAAFAQERAEREARLVRPMFVMPTKGVWTSGFGYRWGVLHGGIDIANSIGTPILAASDGIVIDSGPTAGYGAWVKLRHSDGTVTLYGHLNTWLVSKGERVMAGDQIATMGNRGNSTGPHLHFEVLAGGTNRIDPVPWLAQRGLSTGGYVG; the protein is encoded by the coding sequence TTGGCTGAGCACAGTTCGTCCAGATCTCCGCAAGGGGGCAAGACGAGCGCCTTCGACGCCGCCATCACCGACATCATCCCGTTCAACGAGTTCGGCGATCTCGCCGATCTGGGCGATGACCTCACCTTCTCCAACAGCTCAGCGTTCGACCGCGAGTCCCGCGTCATCCACGCACCCGAACTCGACGACATGCACGACACCGACGATCTCGTCCCACTGCGGCTCGTCGTGCCGAACGAGTTCCGCCCCGCGCCCGGTAGCGAGCGCCGCGCATCACGCGCCTACCGCGAGAGCAACACCGACACCAGCGATGGCAGCGCACCGACCGACATCATCGACATGTCGTCGCGCCGCGGCCAGCACCGCAAGCTCGACGGCGGCGCCGTCAAGGGCCGTCTTGTAGCCGCCGCGATGGCCGCAGGCGCCACCGCGGCAGCCGCGTACTCGATGGTCAACGCCACGGACCCCGATCCGTCGGAGAACATGCTCGCCGCCGGCCAGGCCGCGTTCGTCGACGGCGGCACCATCACCGGTTCCGTCGACGGCATGCAGATCGTCACGGTCGCCCCGGCCGCCAGCGCCGCCCTGCACAGCGAGGAACTCGCCAACGGCGCCGCGTTCGCACAGGAGCGCGCCGAACGTGAGGCGCGTCTGGTCCGGCCGATGTTCGTCATGCCGACCAAGGGCGTGTGGACGTCGGGCTTCGGATACCGCTGGGGTGTGCTGCACGGCGGCATCGACATCGCCAACTCGATCGGCACCCCGATCCTGGCCGCCTCCGACGGCATCGTCATCGACTCCGGCCCCACGGCCGGCTACGGCGCCTGGGTGAAGCTGCGCCACTCCGACGGCACGGTCACGCTGTACGGCCACCTGAACACCTGGCTCGTCAGCAAGGGCGAACGGGTCATGGCAGGCGACCAGATCGCCACCATGGGCAACCGCGGCAACTCCACGGGTCCACACCTGCACTTCGAGGTTCTCGCGGGCGGCACCAACCGCATCGACCCGGTGCCGTGGCTCGCGCAACGTGGCCTGAGCACCGGTGGTTACGTAGGCTGA
- the sucC gene encoding ADP-forming succinate--CoA ligase subunit beta, producing MDLFEYQAKELFAKHNVPTTPGRVTTTAEDAKAIATEIGKPVMVKAQVKVGGRGKAGGVKYAATPDDAFTHAQNILGLDIKGHVVKKLLVAEASDIAEEYYISFLLDRSNRTYLAMCSVEGGMEIEEVAATKPERLAKVPVDAVKGVDLATARSIAEQGHLPAEVLDAAAVTIQKLWEVFVGEDATLVEVNPLVRTPDDQILALDGKVTLDANADFRQPGHEEFEDRDATDPLELKAKENDLNYVKLDGEVGIIGNGAGLVMSTLDVVAYAGERHGGVKPANFLDIGGGASAEVMAAGLDVILNDSQVKSVFVNVFGGITACDAVANGIVGALKTLGDEANKPLVVRLDGNNVEEGRRILAEANHPLVIQAETMDAGADKAAELANK from the coding sequence ATGGATCTCTTCGAATATCAGGCGAAGGAACTGTTCGCCAAGCACAACGTACCGACCACGCCCGGCCGGGTGACGACCACCGCCGAGGACGCCAAGGCGATCGCCACCGAAATCGGCAAGCCTGTCATGGTCAAGGCGCAGGTCAAGGTTGGTGGACGCGGTAAGGCCGGCGGTGTGAAGTACGCGGCCACCCCAGACGATGCATTCACACACGCGCAGAACATTCTCGGCCTCGACATCAAGGGCCACGTCGTCAAGAAGCTTCTTGTCGCCGAGGCCAGTGACATCGCCGAGGAGTACTACATCTCCTTCCTGCTCGACCGCTCCAACCGCACCTACCTGGCCATGTGCTCGGTCGAGGGCGGCATGGAGATCGAAGAGGTCGCAGCCACCAAGCCTGAGCGGCTCGCCAAGGTCCCCGTTGACGCCGTCAAGGGTGTCGACCTGGCCACCGCACGTTCGATCGCCGAGCAGGGCCACCTGCCCGCCGAGGTGCTCGACGCCGCAGCGGTGACCATCCAGAAGCTGTGGGAGGTCTTCGTCGGTGAGGACGCCACCCTGGTTGAGGTCAACCCGCTGGTGCGCACGCCCGACGATCAGATCCTGGCCCTGGACGGCAAGGTCACCCTCGACGCCAACGCCGACTTCCGTCAGCCCGGCCACGAGGAGTTCGAGGACAGGGACGCCACGGATCCCCTCGAGCTCAAGGCCAAGGAGAACGACCTCAACTACGTCAAGCTCGACGGTGAGGTCGGCATCATCGGCAACGGTGCGGGTCTGGTCATGTCGACCCTCGACGTCGTCGCCTACGCCGGTGAGCGCCACGGTGGGGTCAAGCCCGCCAACTTCCTCGACATCGGTGGCGGCGCCTCGGCCGAGGTGATGGCCGCGGGTCTCGACGTCATCCTGAATGACAGCCAGGTCAAGAGCGTGTTCGTCAACGTGTTCGGCGGCATCACCGCGTGTGACGCGGTGGCCAACGGCATCGTCGGCGCGCTGAAGACGCTGGGCGACGAGGCGAACAAGCCGCTGGTCGTGCGTCTCGACGGCAACAACGTCGAAGAGGGCCGCCGCATCCTGGCCGAGGCCAACCACCCCCTGGTCATCCAGGCCGAGACCATGGACGCCGGCGCCGACAAGGCCGCCGAGCTGGCCAACAAGTAA
- the sucD gene encoding succinate--CoA ligase subunit alpha, whose translation MSIFLNKDSKVIVQGITGGEGTKHTALMLKAGTQVVGGVNARKAGTKVSHKDKDGNDIELPVFGSVAEAMKETGADVSIAFVPPAFSKDAIIEAIDAEIPLLVVITEGIPVQDSAYAWAYNVDKGEKTRIIGPNCPGIITPGESLVGITPNNITGKGPIGLVSKSGTLTYQMMYELRDLGFSTAIGIGGDPVIGTTHIDAIAAFEKDPETKVIVMIGEIGGDAEEKAADYIKANVTKPVVGYVAGFTAPEGKTMGHAGAIVSDGAGTAAGKQEALEAAGVKVGKTPSETAAKAREILESL comes from the coding sequence ATGTCTATCTTCCTGAACAAGGACAGCAAGGTCATCGTCCAGGGCATCACCGGCGGCGAGGGCACCAAGCACACCGCGCTGATGCTCAAGGCAGGCACCCAGGTCGTCGGCGGCGTGAACGCCCGCAAGGCCGGCACCAAGGTGTCCCACAAGGACAAGGACGGCAACGACATTGAGCTGCCGGTGTTCGGCAGCGTCGCCGAGGCGATGAAGGAGACCGGCGCCGACGTGTCGATCGCCTTCGTGCCGCCGGCGTTCTCCAAGGACGCGATCATCGAGGCCATCGACGCCGAGATCCCGCTGCTGGTCGTCATCACCGAGGGAATCCCGGTGCAGGACAGCGCCTATGCGTGGGCCTACAACGTCGACAAGGGCGAGAAGACCCGCATCATCGGGCCCAACTGCCCCGGCATCATCACGCCCGGTGAGTCGCTGGTCGGCATCACGCCCAACAACATCACCGGCAAGGGCCCGATCGGTCTGGTGTCGAAGTCGGGCACGCTGACCTACCAGATGATGTACGAGCTGCGCGATCTCGGCTTCTCCACCGCCATCGGCATCGGCGGCGACCCGGTCATCGGCACCACCCACATCGACGCCATCGCGGCGTTCGAGAAGGATCCCGAGACCAAGGTCATCGTGATGATCGGCGAGATCGGCGGCGACGCCGAGGAGAAGGCCGCCGACTACATCAAGGCCAACGTCACCAAGCCGGTCGTCGGCTACGTCGCGGGCTTCACCGCTCCGGAGGGCAAGACCATGGGCCACGCCGGCGCCATCGTCTCCGACGGTGCGGGCACCGCCGCGGGCAAGCAGGAGGCCCTGGAGGCCGCGGGTGTCAAGGTCGGCAAGACGCCGTCCGAGACCGCCGCCAAGGCGCGCGAGATCCTCGAGAGCCTGTAA
- a CDS encoding S9 family peptidase, which yields MPLPEIISVEELFSPPVQTGATISPDGTRIAYLAPWRNRLNIWIQNLDTDEAPRCVTADETRSVYIYHWTDDPRWMLYMQDNGGDENWHVYRVDLDDPDAAAVDLTPFPGARASFDLPKGLPGKAIVQINNRNPELLDAYELDIATGELTLIAQNPGTVVGWLTAPNGDLFTNTLTAEGDVEISQWDSATATLRPVKVYQGADYPLGIFPVVITPDGTGIWLGSNEGTDRTRLVRVDVATGAETEVDSHPTFDLAAQMVLPNPFILSERTGELIGARYYGERQVIHALDPNFAAVLDKLTGLSDGDLAALSSDESERRWVVNFTHDRDPYATYLYDHSTGESRLLFRPYPHLDPEALAPMAPATITSRDGLDLHAYLTLPIGVEPVNLPLVLLVHGGPWARDCWGFQPDVQMLANRGYAVLQVNFRGSTGYGKAFVKAAIGEFAGKMHDDLIDAVDWAVKQGYADRDKVAIFGGSYGGYASLVGVTFTPDVFAAAIDYVGISSLANFMRTLPNVARPFLANNWHLYVGNPNDPAQEADMLARSPITRVDQIRTPLLVVQGANDSRVVQAESDNLVAALRARGVEVEYMVKEDEGHGFLNPDNQIDLYHAVERFLAQHLGGRI from the coding sequence ATGCCGCTACCCGAAATCATCAGTGTCGAGGAGCTCTTCAGTCCACCTGTGCAGACGGGCGCGACGATCTCACCGGATGGCACCAGGATCGCCTACCTGGCGCCATGGCGGAACCGCCTCAACATCTGGATACAGAACCTCGACACCGATGAGGCCCCACGGTGCGTGACCGCTGATGAGACCCGCAGCGTCTACATCTATCACTGGACCGACGACCCGCGATGGATGCTCTACATGCAGGACAACGGCGGTGACGAGAACTGGCACGTGTACCGCGTCGATCTGGACGATCCGGATGCCGCTGCGGTGGACCTGACTCCGTTTCCGGGTGCAAGGGCGAGTTTCGACCTGCCCAAGGGTCTGCCCGGAAAGGCGATAGTGCAGATCAACAACCGCAACCCCGAACTGCTCGACGCCTACGAACTCGACATCGCCACAGGCGAACTCACGCTGATCGCACAGAACCCCGGCACCGTCGTGGGCTGGCTCACCGCCCCCAATGGTGATCTGTTCACCAATACGCTGACCGCCGAAGGCGATGTCGAGATATCCCAGTGGGACTCCGCCACAGCGACATTGCGCCCGGTCAAGGTCTATCAGGGCGCCGACTACCCGCTGGGCATCTTCCCGGTCGTCATAACCCCGGACGGCACCGGCATCTGGCTCGGATCGAATGAGGGCACCGATCGGACCCGGCTGGTCCGGGTGGATGTGGCCACCGGCGCAGAGACCGAGGTGGACAGCCACCCGACGTTCGATCTCGCGGCGCAGATGGTCCTCCCGAACCCGTTCATCCTCAGCGAGAGGACCGGCGAACTGATCGGCGCCCGCTACTACGGGGAACGTCAGGTGATCCATGCACTTGACCCGAATTTCGCTGCCGTACTGGACAAGCTGACGGGGCTTTCGGACGGCGACCTCGCCGCGCTGTCCTCCGACGAATCCGAGCGGCGCTGGGTGGTCAACTTCACCCACGACCGCGATCCGTATGCCACCTATCTCTACGACCACTCGACAGGCGAGAGCCGACTGCTGTTCCGGCCGTATCCTCACCTGGATCCAGAGGCGCTGGCCCCAATGGCGCCCGCCACCATCACCTCACGCGACGGGCTTGACCTTCACGCGTATCTGACGCTGCCGATCGGGGTCGAACCGGTCAATCTGCCGCTGGTTCTTCTGGTGCACGGCGGTCCATGGGCGCGTGACTGCTGGGGCTTCCAACCCGATGTGCAGATGCTCGCCAATCGCGGTTACGCGGTGCTACAGGTCAACTTCCGCGGATCGACCGGCTACGGCAAGGCCTTCGTCAAGGCGGCCATCGGTGAGTTCGCTGGCAAGATGCACGACGACCTGATCGACGCCGTCGACTGGGCCGTCAAGCAGGGCTACGCCGACCGCGACAAGGTGGCGATCTTCGGCGGCTCCTACGGCGGTTACGCGTCGCTGGTCGGCGTGACCTTCACACCCGATGTGTTCGCCGCCGCCATCGACTACGTCGGCATCTCCAGTCTGGCCAACTTCATGCGCACGCTGCCGAATGTGGCCCGCCCGTTCCTGGCCAACAACTGGCACCTCTACGTGGGCAATCCCAACGACCCCGCGCAGGAGGCCGACATGCTGGCCCGCTCACCGATCACCCGCGTGGATCAGATCCGCACGCCACTCCTGGTGGTCCAGGGAGCCAACGACTCCCGCGTCGTGCAGGCCGAATCGGACAACCTCGTGGCGGCACTGCGCGCCCGCGGGGTCGAGGTCGAGTACATGGTCAAGGAGGACGAGGGGCACGGATTCCTCAACCCGGACAACCAGATTGACCTGTACCACGCCGTCGAGCGATTCCTCGCTCAGCACCTGGGCGGACGCATCTAA
- a CDS encoding TetR/AcrR family transcriptional regulator, whose amino-acid sequence MSIDEAHNEKQAEARLAVSRHAADLFWEHGVSATSGDDIAAAAGLSTRTIWRYFRTKESCVEPVLAQSADRFIATLNRWPHDLSLADHLAADSISHPLSAGDIKDEVRGLRLATMTAEEPALRTAYLMVHDRMERGFIPVIAERLHLPEDHLTVRLCAAAVTGAFRVIDEDVSRAVIVDGTVVSQAEALALIDRAIREATNGRLGGPVNP is encoded by the coding sequence GTGTCCATCGACGAAGCGCACAACGAGAAGCAGGCCGAGGCACGGCTCGCCGTGTCGAGGCACGCAGCCGATCTGTTCTGGGAGCACGGCGTGTCAGCGACCAGCGGGGACGACATCGCCGCGGCCGCGGGGCTGTCGACACGAACGATCTGGCGCTACTTCAGGACCAAGGAGAGCTGTGTGGAGCCGGTGCTCGCGCAGTCGGCCGATCGGTTCATCGCGACATTGAATCGGTGGCCGCACGACCTGTCGCTCGCGGATCACCTCGCCGCGGACAGCATTTCCCACCCGCTCTCAGCGGGCGACATCAAGGACGAGGTCCGGGGGTTGCGACTCGCCACCATGACGGCAGAGGAGCCCGCGCTGCGCACCGCCTACCTGATGGTCCATGACCGAATGGAGCGCGGCTTCATCCCCGTGATCGCCGAACGACTGCACCTGCCCGAGGACCACCTGACGGTCCGCCTCTGCGCTGCCGCGGTCACCGGAGCGTTCCGCGTCATCGACGAGGACGTCAGCCGAGCGGTCATCGTCGACGGGACGGTCGTGAGCCAGGCCGAGGCGTTGGCGCTCATCGACCGCGCCATTCGCGAGGCGACCAACGGCCGCCTCGGCGGGCCGGTGAATCCCTGA